Proteins encoded by one window of Tunturibacter psychrotolerans:
- a CDS encoding S1C family serine protease, translating to MKLRPVLLVVLLLCGFYYLTTHVWSTGAVSPWLHRAVPTAPVTATRASTLTGPMGNFELTEANAAPAYDTEEQQNIAVYKKALPSVVNITSTAVAFDFFYGPVPQQGQGSGFILDKQGHILTNNHVIDNAQRVEVTLSDKHKYKATVVGVDKGHDLALLLINNAPNLQPATLAESQSLTVGQRVYAIGNPFGLSGTMTRGIISAIRSIRGPNNNPIEDAIQTDAAVNPGNSGGPLLNSRGEVIGITTLIANNGADQSSGIGFAIPVNTAKAVIADFAKYGRVRRPTLDIATLEVGPEVAGQIGLAADYGLLIERVLPGGAAEKAGLHGGTQQAYQGNVPVMLGGDLIVAIDGQEITNAQDLSGAMNSHKAGDEVTLTVFRGHKRLDVKVKLNDATEQKGQAGRET from the coding sequence ATGAAATTGCGCCCCGTTCTGCTTGTGGTCCTTCTTCTTTGCGGCTTTTACTATCTGACGACCCATGTCTGGTCGACGGGAGCGGTCTCCCCGTGGCTGCATCGTGCTGTGCCAACTGCGCCGGTTACTGCGACAAGAGCTTCGACCTTGACCGGGCCGATGGGGAACTTTGAACTGACCGAGGCCAATGCGGCGCCTGCGTACGACACCGAGGAGCAGCAGAATATTGCCGTCTACAAGAAAGCTCTTCCGTCGGTGGTAAACATCACCTCGACAGCGGTGGCGTTCGACTTCTTTTATGGGCCTGTTCCGCAGCAGGGGCAAGGCTCCGGATTCATTCTGGACAAGCAGGGACACATCCTCACCAACAACCACGTGATCGACAACGCGCAGCGGGTTGAGGTCACGCTCTCGGATAAGCATAAGTACAAGGCGACGGTGGTTGGCGTCGATAAGGGGCATGATCTAGCGTTGCTGCTGATCAACAACGCACCGAACCTGCAGCCGGCGACTCTGGCTGAGTCCCAGAGCCTGACCGTTGGCCAGCGGGTCTATGCGATCGGCAATCCGTTCGGCTTGTCCGGCACAATGACCCGTGGAATCATTTCGGCGATCCGGTCGATTCGTGGCCCGAACAACAACCCTATCGAAGACGCGATCCAGACCGATGCTGCGGTGAATCCTGGAAACTCGGGTGGTCCGCTGTTGAACTCTCGCGGCGAAGTAATCGGAATTACCACGCTGATCGCAAACAACGGCGCGGACCAATCGTCGGGAATCGGGTTTGCTATTCCTGTGAATACGGCGAAGGCGGTTATCGCGGACTTTGCAAAGTATGGGCGCGTGCGCCGTCCCACGCTCGATATAGCCACTCTCGAGGTTGGCCCAGAGGTAGCAGGACAGATCGGTTTGGCTGCCGACTATGGTCTGTTGATCGAACGCGTCCTGCCGGGTGGCGCTGCGGAGAAGGCCGGCCTGCATGGAGGAACTCAACAGGCCTACCAGGGAAATGTGCCGGTGATGCTGGGCGGCGATCTGATCGTCGCAATCGACGGCCAGGAGATCACGAATGCACAGGATTTATCGGGGGCGATGAACTCGCATAAGGCAGGAGATGAGGTGACTCTCACGGTCTTCCGCGGACATAAGCGGCTCGACGTCAAAGTGAAGCTGAACGACGCGACGGAGCAGAAGGGACAAGCTGGTCGCGAGACCTAG
- a CDS encoding site-2 protease family protein: MADPVVIETNPSAGTPDPIHNCPECSLWLPPMTLACPECHTIVYAGHLRGLGQLAMSQEREQAWPRARETWQQMLQWLPAGTEQSQKVVAHLATIDERIQGGEQRTATWKKRLGPLAPVAFFLLKAKTFLFALLKFKFLLSFFAFFGLYWALFGWRFGLGFAVSILIHELGHYIAARRRGLKADLPVFLPGLGAYVRWYSMGISLDSLSSIALAGPFAGLLAAVACAAIYYQTKVEFWSALAHAGAWLNLINLVPVLGLDGAQATHALNRMQRGLILAAAILFFASLHEGVFLFIAAGMAWRLFTGTAPESPSSATMIRYTLLLFLLGALMGLMPETMRRF, translated from the coding sequence ATGGCTGATCCTGTAGTGATTGAAACCAATCCTTCGGCTGGTACCCCTGACCCGATCCATAACTGTCCCGAGTGCAGTCTGTGGCTGCCGCCGATGACGCTCGCTTGCCCCGAATGTCACACGATCGTCTATGCGGGTCACCTGAGAGGGCTGGGGCAGCTGGCGATGTCGCAGGAGCGGGAGCAGGCCTGGCCGCGGGCGCGTGAGACATGGCAGCAGATGCTTCAGTGGTTGCCTGCGGGCACCGAGCAAAGTCAGAAGGTGGTAGCTCACCTAGCGACGATCGACGAGCGCATTCAGGGGGGTGAGCAACGTACTGCGACGTGGAAAAAGAGGCTGGGGCCGCTGGCTCCGGTTGCGTTCTTTCTGCTGAAGGCGAAGACGTTTTTGTTCGCTCTGCTAAAGTTCAAATTTCTCCTGAGCTTCTTCGCTTTCTTTGGGCTGTACTGGGCGCTGTTTGGGTGGAGATTCGGCCTGGGTTTCGCTGTGTCCATCTTGATCCACGAGCTCGGCCACTACATCGCGGCGCGGCGGCGTGGGCTGAAGGCGGATCTGCCTGTGTTCCTGCCTGGGCTGGGGGCTTACGTGCGGTGGTACAGCATGGGGATCTCGCTCGACTCGCTCTCGAGCATCGCGCTCGCAGGGCCGTTCGCCGGGTTGCTGGCGGCCGTAGCGTGCGCGGCCATCTACTATCAAACGAAAGTCGAGTTTTGGTCTGCGCTGGCCCATGCAGGCGCGTGGCTGAACCTCATCAACCTGGTTCCGGTGCTGGGTCTCGACGGCGCGCAGGCAACGCATGCGCTCAATCGTATGCAGCGTGGCCTGATCCTGGCTGCTGCCATTCTCTTCTTTGCATCTCTGCATGAAGGAGTCTTTCTCTTCATCGCAGCGGGTATGGCGTGGCGGCTCTTCACGGGCACGGCTCCTGAAAGTCCGAGCAGCGCGACGATGATTCGCTACACCCTTTTGTTATTTCTTCTGGGAGCGCTGATGGGCCTTATGCCTGAGACGATGCGGCGGTTCTAA
- the purN gene encoding phosphoribosylglycinamide formyltransferase — MHRLGILLSGRGSNFLAIAKAIHERRLLGAEIAVVLSNVEDAPGLAAARELNLPAFAIPSAGHKRAEHDAEMIARLHQHKVDLVCLAGYMRIISPVFVEAFPNRILNVHPSLLPAFPGLDAQGQALKYGAKVAGCTVHFVDEAVDHGVIILQKTVPVHDDDTEATLSARILEQEHRTYPEAISTVLSGGYVIADRRYIRRKS, encoded by the coding sequence ATGCACCGACTTGGCATTCTTCTCTCCGGCAGAGGCTCGAACTTTCTTGCGATCGCGAAGGCTATTCACGAACGACGTTTGCTCGGCGCAGAGATTGCGGTCGTGTTGTCGAACGTAGAAGATGCTCCAGGGCTAGCGGCGGCACGCGAGCTGAATCTGCCCGCCTTCGCGATCCCCTCGGCTGGCCACAAGCGTGCCGAGCATGACGCGGAGATGATTGCGCGTCTTCATCAACACAAGGTCGATCTGGTCTGCCTGGCGGGATACATGCGCATCATCTCGCCCGTATTTGTCGAGGCGTTTCCGAACCGCATACTCAACGTACACCCCTCGCTGCTGCCAGCCTTTCCAGGGCTCGACGCACAAGGGCAAGCTCTGAAGTATGGAGCCAAAGTGGCTGGTTGCACGGTGCACTTTGTCGATGAGGCGGTGGATCACGGCGTCATCATTCTGCAAAAGACGGTGCCGGTTCATGACGACGACACCGAGGCAACTCTCTCGGCTCGCATCCTCGAGCAGGAGCACCGCACCTATCCGGAGGCGATCTCCACGGTGCTGAGCGGAGGGTATGTCATTGCAGATCGCCGCTATATCCGACGCAAATCCTGA
- a CDS encoding DUF6629 family protein, with protein sequence MCFSATANFVGSAVLGAIGVVTLTEVKHRRELLFAAMPCLFAFHQFVEGFVWLGLGGTLSPTVTHDAGAAYVLYAQGLLPFLLPLSVLLLEPTRKQRRQMLPFAILGAALSLYILWGLIAYPLQVSVQDNSIVYVNAISTTTLIAILYVIATCGSLFFSGYTDLVTLAWLNLVGLLVVMVVKRYAFTSVWCAYAAVVSVIIYFFFRRSRPQRPSTYATA encoded by the coding sequence ATGTGTTTTTCTGCAACCGCGAACTTTGTCGGCAGCGCCGTCCTGGGCGCGATTGGCGTAGTCACCCTGACCGAGGTGAAACACCGGCGCGAATTGCTCTTCGCGGCGATGCCTTGTCTCTTCGCATTCCATCAGTTTGTCGAAGGCTTTGTCTGGCTCGGACTAGGTGGAACTCTCTCGCCAACTGTGACCCACGACGCCGGTGCCGCTTACGTCCTGTACGCACAGGGCCTACTGCCGTTCCTGCTTCCACTTAGCGTTCTGCTGCTGGAACCGACTCGAAAGCAGCGTCGTCAAATGCTGCCATTCGCTATTTTGGGTGCCGCGCTTTCGCTCTATATTCTCTGGGGACTCATCGCTTATCCGCTCCAGGTCTCTGTGCAGGACAACAGCATCGTATACGTCAACGCAATCAGCACTACTACGCTCATCGCGATTCTTTACGTCATTGCGACCTGCGGTTCGCTTTTCTTCTCTGGCTACACTGATCTGGTCACGCTTGCATGGCTCAATCTCGTCGGCCTGCTGGTGGTGATGGTGGTCAAACGATACGCCTTCACTTCGGTCTGGTGCGCCTACGCTGCGGTCGTCAGCGTCATCATCTACTTCTTTTTTCGTCGCAGCCGTCCGCAACGCCCGTCAACCTATGCGACTGCTTGA
- the purM gene encoding phosphoribosylformylglycinamidine cyclo-ligase translates to MKRSSEEKTKSTVKKSISYADAGVDITSGDRSKQRIKMLARKTFNKQVLSEIGGFGGLFALDLEKFPNPVLVSSADGVGTKLKVAFDLGIHHTVGQDLVNHCVNDIAVQGATPLFFLDYLATGKLEDMVIERVVQGISEACKANGCALIGGETAQMPGFYADGEYDLAGTIIGAVSRDKIITGEQIQIGDVLVGLPSNGLHTNGYSLARKLLFEVAKYGPEQYINELKDKTGAALMRTHRSYLSVIKKLTGADVVSGMAHITGGGITENLPRILPKGMGALVDRASWTVPPLFEHLQQLGNVEEDEMLRTFNMGIGLIAVIPAEKIKKAKAILNRANERHCLIGRIVRGERKVSYN, encoded by the coding sequence TTGAAGAGATCCTCAGAAGAAAAGACCAAGAGCACGGTGAAAAAGAGCATCAGCTATGCAGATGCCGGCGTCGACATCACCTCGGGAGACCGCAGCAAACAGCGCATCAAGATGCTGGCGCGGAAGACCTTCAACAAACAGGTGCTGAGCGAGATCGGCGGCTTCGGGGGCTTATTTGCGTTGGATCTCGAAAAGTTTCCCAACCCCGTACTGGTCTCGAGCGCCGACGGAGTGGGAACAAAGCTGAAGGTCGCATTTGACCTGGGCATTCACCATACCGTTGGGCAGGATCTTGTGAATCACTGCGTAAACGACATTGCAGTGCAAGGTGCAACGCCGTTGTTCTTCCTCGATTACCTGGCCACCGGAAAGCTCGAAGACATGGTTATCGAGAGGGTGGTGCAGGGCATCAGCGAGGCTTGCAAAGCCAATGGCTGCGCTTTGATCGGCGGCGAGACGGCTCAGATGCCAGGCTTCTATGCGGACGGCGAATATGACCTTGCGGGCACAATCATCGGTGCAGTTAGTCGCGACAAGATCATCACCGGAGAGCAAATTCAGATCGGGGATGTTCTGGTCGGTCTACCTTCAAACGGCCTGCATACGAACGGATATTCGCTGGCACGGAAGCTGCTGTTTGAAGTTGCAAAGTATGGCCCGGAGCAGTACATCAACGAGCTGAAAGATAAGACCGGCGCCGCCTTGATGCGAACCCACCGCAGTTATCTGTCGGTGATCAAGAAACTGACCGGAGCCGACGTGGTAAGCGGCATGGCGCACATCACCGGAGGTGGAATCACAGAGAATCTGCCGCGCATTCTGCCGAAGGGCATGGGTGCGTTGGTCGACCGCGCATCTTGGACCGTGCCACCGCTGTTTGAGCACCTGCAACAGCTTGGAAATGTGGAGGAGGACGAGATGCTGCGGACCTTCAACATGGGAATCGGGCTGATCGCTGTGATTCCAGCGGAGAAGATCAAAAAAGCCAAGGCGATTCTGAACCGCGCGAACGAACGGCACTGCCTGATTGGCCGAATCGTGCGCGGCGAACGCAAGGTCAGCTACAACTAG
- a CDS encoding thiol-disulfide oxidoreductase DCC family protein, producing MTEPERAEIEGRALLLYDGVCALCNGVVQFLLKHDQQEKLRYAPLQSSLGREILGRFEIRTFPDGVVLLTDALKPQERLYKRSDAVAGALRLLPTPWRLLGQLLSLVPRTLREFGYGIVARLRYRILGRYDTCPLPPLDQRRKLLGVYE from the coding sequence ATGACCGAGCCAGAACGTGCAGAGATTGAGGGCCGGGCGTTATTGCTGTACGACGGCGTCTGCGCTCTATGCAACGGCGTGGTGCAGTTCCTGCTCAAACACGATCAGCAAGAGAAGCTCCGCTACGCACCCCTTCAAAGCTCCCTTGGTCGCGAGATTCTTGGTCGCTTCGAAATACGCACCTTCCCCGACGGAGTCGTGCTGCTGACAGACGCCCTGAAGCCGCAGGAACGGCTCTACAAGCGTTCCGATGCGGTCGCTGGAGCCCTGCGGCTACTCCCGACGCCCTGGAGGCTTCTAGGGCAGCTGCTATCACTCGTGCCGAGAACTCTCCGCGAGTTCGGCTACGGGATCGTCGCTCGTCTCCGCTACCGGATCCTGGGCCGCTATGATACCTGTCCGCTACCACCTTTGGATCAGCGACGAAAACTTTTGGGCGTGTACGAATAA
- the hemL gene encoding glutamate-1-semialdehyde 2,1-aminomutase, producing the protein MSRSLTRSRQLQLRAERFLPGGVDSPVRAFRAVGGDPPFVTHAEGAYLFDADGNKYLDFFGSWGPMILGHAFPSVVEAIQKAASQGASFGASTAAEADLAELVTRCFPSVEKLRFVSSGTEACMSAVRLARGFTGRNFVIKFEGCYHGHSDAMLVKAGSGVATLGIPGSAGVPAETAMHTLALPYNDLDAVRAAFAARPEEIACVIVEPVVGNAGTIAPAAEYLQGLRQITAQYGALLILDEVMTGFRLSLGGAQQVYGVTPDLTTLGKIIGGGLPCGAFGGRADVMEFLAPLGPVYQAGTLSGNPLAMAAGIATVSHLIRHEEEIYNGLESTTGRIAEGVAGVAREAGISLTMNRVGSMFTWFFTDKPVTDFASAATSDTVAFGRFHRAMLDAGVWLPPSQFEAAFVSTAHGEAEIGMVLEAARKSFS; encoded by the coding sequence ATGTCCCGTTCGCTCACTCGCTCCCGTCAGTTGCAGCTTCGTGCAGAAAGATTTTTGCCTGGAGGTGTGGACTCACCGGTGCGGGCGTTTCGCGCTGTGGGAGGAGATCCGCCGTTCGTTACCCATGCCGAGGGCGCCTATCTATTTGATGCGGATGGAAATAAATACCTCGACTTCTTTGGTTCGTGGGGTCCGATGATCCTCGGACACGCCTTTCCTTCGGTCGTCGAGGCGATTCAGAAGGCTGCTTCGCAGGGGGCGAGCTTCGGTGCCTCTACTGCGGCAGAAGCAGATTTGGCGGAACTGGTGACGCGATGCTTTCCTTCGGTCGAAAAACTGCGTTTCGTCAGCTCCGGCACAGAGGCGTGTATGTCAGCCGTTCGGTTGGCTCGCGGCTTCACTGGACGCAATTTTGTGATTAAGTTCGAGGGCTGCTACCACGGGCACTCGGACGCAATGTTGGTAAAGGCGGGTAGCGGCGTGGCCACGCTGGGAATTCCTGGGTCTGCGGGAGTGCCGGCAGAGACCGCGATGCATACACTCGCGCTGCCTTACAACGATCTTGATGCGGTGAGAGCGGCGTTTGCGGCGCGGCCGGAGGAGATTGCCTGCGTGATAGTGGAGCCGGTCGTGGGCAACGCGGGCACTATCGCTCCTGCGGCGGAGTACCTGCAGGGATTGCGGCAGATTACGGCGCAGTACGGGGCTTTGCTGATACTTGACGAGGTGATGACTGGGTTTCGTCTATCGCTTGGAGGCGCGCAGCAAGTTTATGGAGTTACACCGGATCTCACGACGCTGGGCAAGATTATTGGCGGAGGCTTGCCTTGCGGGGCGTTTGGCGGGCGCGCGGATGTGATGGAGTTTTTGGCTCCGCTGGGGCCTGTGTATCAGGCTGGAACGTTGAGTGGGAATCCGCTTGCTATGGCTGCAGGAATCGCCACTGTGAGCCATCTTATTCGGCATGAAGAAGAGATTTATAACGGCCTCGAGAGCACTACTGGTCGCATCGCTGAAGGAGTTGCGGGGGTGGCGCGGGAGGCGGGCATTTCGTTGACGATGAATCGTGTTGGGTCAATGTTTACTTGGTTTTTTACGGATAAGCCTGTTACTGATTTTGCGAGTGCGGCTACGTCGGATACGGTGGCTTTTGGGCGGTTTCATCGGGCTATGCTGGATGCGGGGGTGTGGTTGCCGCCTAGCCAGTTCGAGGCTGCGTTTGTTTCGACGGCGCATGGAGAAGCGGAGATAGGGATGGTTCTCGAAGCTGCTCGTAAGTCGTTTTCGTGA
- a CDS encoding SRPBCC family protein, with amino-acid sequence METVERIVTSAPAKTVWLLLADVEHWMDWTPTILEVKPLTDGGLRVGARYRVTQPGLQPGVYEVTDCTPNVAFTWVQKLLGGELVAAHRIETRDGATQVELSFSSKGLLTNIATTLLSKKIRDLVATEARSLKNRCDAMVKS; translated from the coding sequence ATGGAGACAGTCGAAAGAATCGTTACGTCGGCACCCGCAAAGACGGTCTGGCTGCTTCTCGCAGACGTCGAGCATTGGATGGACTGGACGCCAACAATTCTGGAAGTTAAGCCGCTAACGGACGGAGGATTACGGGTCGGCGCTCGATACCGCGTGACACAGCCTGGATTGCAGCCGGGAGTGTATGAAGTTACGGACTGCACGCCAAATGTGGCCTTCACGTGGGTTCAGAAACTGCTTGGAGGCGAATTGGTGGCCGCACACAGAATCGAGACCAGAGACGGCGCGACTCAGGTCGAACTCTCTTTTTCTTCGAAAGGACTTTTGACCAATATTGCGACCACACTGCTTTCCAAAAAGATTCGTGATCTCGTCGCGACAGAGGCAAGGAGCCTCAAGAATAGATGTGACGCAATGGTGAAATCGTAG
- a CDS encoding MFS transporter, which produces MTTSETIETTGQSTPSKSVPPPSTTNPYVGIFAVFLGAGLATLSSRLLSVGLPDLRGALGISFDDASWLPTAFNMATIFSGVFVVFLNAFWGPRRILLPAAATFTAASFLLPFAPNYQVMLALLIVAGLASGTFYSLTMTFVLTNLPKRLIIFGIAAYAADIVFVSNIATLLEGWYVDHLSWHWIFWTAALFTPVMMVCIYFGIPRRINTEPRLNWRGFTYFSLSLALLYGALDQGQRLDWLNSGTIVAMVVAGLFLFGATIVRRMVQPNPEVNLKFLCTRNIIILALSIFVFKFMHLAAIVLVPGFLSNIQHYRPLETGHTLAWVALPMFAVVWLVATIIIHGNSRLVLALGLTVGAVCCWLWSHVDTSWSGSSFEIVELLFSLGLAGAYIGLVSSIVLEALEAGALTSAANAATFSGFMHLMRLFGGQVGVAALTHFIAVREQFHSNMLGLYVQKGSWLTNHRLLMLAGGALPQSTGKQEALQRAATVLGLQVRAQAYTLATSDGFVLIVLVVIVYLLIMLLLEPGKITFKALSKMQ; this is translated from the coding sequence ATGACGACCTCAGAGACTATAGAGACCACAGGTCAATCTACGCCCTCAAAATCCGTTCCGCCCCCATCCACCACGAATCCATACGTGGGAATTTTTGCGGTCTTTTTGGGTGCGGGGCTCGCTACGCTGAGCAGCCGATTACTTAGCGTCGGTCTCCCCGATCTGCGAGGCGCCCTTGGCATCAGTTTCGATGATGCCTCCTGGCTTCCGACCGCGTTCAACATGGCGACGATCTTCAGTGGGGTATTTGTCGTCTTCCTGAACGCTTTTTGGGGTCCGCGCAGAATTCTGCTACCGGCTGCCGCGACCTTCACGGCCGCATCTTTCCTGCTGCCGTTTGCGCCGAACTACCAGGTGATGTTGGCGCTGTTGATCGTCGCAGGTCTCGCGTCCGGCACGTTCTACTCGCTTACGATGACCTTCGTGTTGACCAACCTTCCGAAGCGGCTGATCATCTTCGGGATCGCGGCGTATGCAGCGGACATTGTGTTCGTCAGTAACATTGCGACACTGCTCGAGGGATGGTACGTCGATCATCTTTCCTGGCACTGGATCTTCTGGACGGCCGCGCTATTCACCCCAGTGATGATGGTATGTATCTATTTCGGAATTCCGCGCCGGATCAATACAGAACCCAGGCTGAATTGGCGCGGGTTTACTTACTTCAGCTTGAGCCTTGCTCTTTTGTACGGGGCACTGGATCAAGGACAGCGGCTGGACTGGCTGAACTCCGGCACTATCGTCGCGATGGTTGTTGCGGGACTCTTTCTGTTTGGGGCGACCATCGTGAGACGCATGGTGCAGCCCAATCCAGAGGTGAACCTCAAGTTTCTGTGCACTCGGAACATCATCATCCTGGCCCTGTCCATCTTCGTGTTCAAGTTCATGCACCTGGCTGCGATTGTGCTCGTACCAGGGTTCCTCAGCAACATTCAACACTACCGTCCGCTGGAGACCGGACACACGCTTGCCTGGGTGGCCCTGCCGATGTTCGCGGTGGTGTGGCTGGTGGCCACAATCATCATCCACGGGAACTCGCGGCTGGTCCTGGCGCTTGGACTAACCGTGGGAGCGGTATGCTGCTGGCTTTGGTCACACGTGGATACTTCGTGGTCTGGGAGTAGTTTCGAAATCGTGGAGCTTCTGTTCTCTCTCGGATTGGCAGGCGCATACATCGGATTGGTGAGCAGCATTGTGCTGGAGGCGCTCGAAGCGGGCGCTTTGACAAGCGCCGCCAACGCCGCTACGTTCTCCGGATTCATGCACCTGATGCGACTCTTTGGCGGCCAGGTCGGCGTAGCTGCTTTGACTCACTTCATTGCGGTGCGGGAGCAGTTTCACTCCAATATGCTGGGACTTTATGTGCAAAAGGGCAGCTGGCTTACCAATCACCGGCTGCTAATGCTGGCAGGCGGAGCACTGCCGCAATCCACTGGTAAGCAAGAGGCTCTGCAACGTGCAGCAACTGTTCTTGGCCTGCAGGTGCGGGCGCAGGCGTATACGCTGGCGACGTCAGATGGATTTGTCCTGATCGTGTTGGTCGTGATTGTTTATCTCCTTATCATGCTGCTTCTAGAGCCAGGAAAGATCACCTTCAAAGCCCTCAGCAAGATGCAGTGA
- a CDS encoding class I SAM-dependent DNA methyltransferase — MLEDHIIDLYEKHAETWVQARLRERSFPEKSWLDRFCALVPSPANILDCGCGAGEPIATYLTAQGHSITGVDSSEKMVRMFRDRLPNQRALVQDMRKLSLAETFDGILAWDSFFHLNHDDQRRMFPIFRAHAKSGTALMFTSGSSHAEAIGVFQGEPLYHASLDSAEYRNLLEDHGFHVTENVDEDRNCGGRTIWLAQSHQPSTG, encoded by the coding sequence ATGCTTGAAGACCACATCATCGACCTGTATGAAAAACACGCCGAGACGTGGGTCCAAGCTCGCCTGCGGGAACGGAGTTTCCCTGAGAAGAGCTGGCTCGACCGCTTCTGTGCTCTAGTCCCGTCGCCCGCAAACATCCTTGATTGTGGATGCGGTGCCGGAGAGCCTATCGCCACCTACCTCACCGCGCAGGGGCACTCGATAACAGGCGTCGATTCGTCTGAGAAGATGGTGCGCATGTTTCGGGACCGGCTTCCCAACCAGCGTGCGCTCGTACAAGATATGCGAAAGCTCTCTCTCGCTGAGACCTTCGACGGCATTCTGGCATGGGACAGCTTCTTCCATCTCAACCACGACGATCAAAGACGGATGTTCCCCATCTTCCGCGCACACGCCAAATCAGGCACTGCTCTTATGTTTACCTCTGGCTCTTCCCACGCCGAGGCCATCGGTGTGTTTCAGGGAGAACCGCTCTACCATGCCAGTCTCGATTCCGCCGAATACCGAAACCTTCTTGAAGATCATGGATTTCATGTCACAGAGAACGTTGATGAAGATCGAAACTGCGGTGGCCGCACTATTTGGCTAGCGCAGTCGCATCAACCTTCTACCGGCTAG
- a CDS encoding putative quinol monooxygenase produces MKIRKLVTFFAGALCLGTMFLSGPNMSAQQSNERVVRIAELEIDPAHLDAYKAALRQEIAASIQKEAGVLALYAVAVKDQSNQIRLFEIYANTGAYQAHLQSDHFKKYKSETAHMVKSLRLIETEPVLLGAK; encoded by the coding sequence GTGAAGATAAGAAAGCTTGTGACTTTTTTTGCTGGGGCGCTTTGTTTAGGGACGATGTTTTTGAGTGGACCGAATATGTCTGCACAGCAAAGCAACGAACGGGTGGTGCGAATCGCGGAGCTGGAGATCGATCCCGCACATTTGGATGCTTATAAAGCCGCGTTACGACAAGAGATTGCGGCTTCCATTCAAAAAGAGGCTGGCGTTCTGGCGCTTTACGCGGTAGCTGTGAAGGATCAGTCAAACCAGATTAGGCTCTTTGAGATTTACGCAAATACGGGTGCTTATCAGGCGCACCTGCAGTCTGATCATTTCAAAAAATATAAGAGCGAGACTGCCCATATGGTCAAGTCGTTGCGGCTGATCGAAACCGAACCGGTCTTGCTTGGTGCAAAGTAA